The following proteins are encoded in a genomic region of Pelodictyon phaeoclathratiforme BU-1:
- the fsa gene encoding fructose-6-phosphate aldolase, translating to MKFFIDTANLDEILAAAELGVLDGVTTNPSLIAKIVGDPSNFTYNDFKAHIARICEIVDGPVSAEVTCLTAEEMIAEGEDLAAIHENVVVKCPLTIDGLKAIQHFSLNGIRTNATLVFSPNQALLAAKAGADYVSPFVGRLDDISTDGMELVKQIVTIYNNYGYPTEVIVASVRHPQHVVTAAMMGADIATIPYSVIKQLANHPLTDAGLKKFMDDAAVMKK from the coding sequence ATGAAATTTTTTATTGATACCGCTAATCTCGACGAAATTCTTGCAGCCGCCGAACTCGGCGTGCTTGATGGTGTTACCACCAACCCGTCGCTCATCGCAAAAATCGTTGGTGATCCGTCAAACTTCACCTACAACGACTTTAAGGCGCACATCGCCCGCATATGCGAAATCGTTGACGGTCCGGTCAGCGCCGAGGTCACCTGCCTCACGGCCGAGGAGATGATTGCCGAAGGCGAAGATCTCGCCGCAATCCACGAAAACGTGGTGGTGAAGTGTCCGCTCACCATCGACGGACTGAAAGCCATCCAACACTTCTCATTAAACGGCATCCGCACCAACGCCACGCTCGTCTTCTCCCCGAACCAGGCGCTGCTTGCCGCCAAAGCCGGAGCGGACTATGTGAGCCCCTTTGTCGGTCGTCTTGACGACATCAGCACCGACGGCATGGAGCTTGTCAAGCAGATTGTCACCATCTACAACAATTACGGATACCCGACCGAAGTGATCGTGGCCAGTGTCCGCCATCCGCAACACGTCGTCACAGCAGCCATGATGGGAGCCGATATTGCCACCATTCCCTACAGTGTTATCAAGCAGCTTGCCAACCACCCGCTCACCGATGCCGGACTGAAGAAGTTCATGGATGATGCGGCGGTGATGAAGAAGTAG